One stretch of Ficedula albicollis isolate OC2 chromosome 7, FicAlb1.5, whole genome shotgun sequence DNA includes these proteins:
- the ORC2 gene encoding origin recognition complex subunit 2, which translates to MPFVQRGTNSPSSSNAKERKQRVARLLWTGRLGERTRWVVGAPPDQHSPAGWCEPQTLEIRPSRRSLQVKFVPDEDVLRHIADDTGTKVRKDKAQLSVSVKRFVKKLENISDNEAQETLEEKNYVATLGICAQDPVGNGSHISGGEVYSFQTPKRSNKMSELASELARTPERNVTPNHSKCPEKMAKTPQSTKRSSSNKVQQKNEKKEFVSTTPYKLRKRLAAPDPYLESESEYSASCSEEEDEEEQKEVNAVLPDQKTPAKTKATFTPLRRNSLAKKAKEQKMDNLVEEYFEAHSSSKVLTSDRTLQKLRKKRLTQQALRDLLKNAPVAYAAEIRDLNQQHESLFSKWMLQLHLGFNIVLYGLGSKRDLLEKFRTSLLQDSVHLVVNGYFPSITVRSILNSITEEVLDHIGTFRSPLDQLEFITKRFKEDSSLELYVLIHNLDSQMLRGERSQQILAQLCSLPSIYLIASIDHINAPLMWDQAKLSLYNWLWYETTTFNPYVEETSYENSLLVQQSGSLALSSLMHVLHSLTLNARGIFRLLAQHQLEKKDNPSYPGLSFQDFYQQCREAFLVNSDLTLRAQLTEFRDHKLIRTKRGADGVEYLLIPVDDSTLTDFLEKEDEDV; encoded by the exons ATGCCGTTTGTGCAAAGGGGTACCAACAGTCCTTCTTCTAGCAATGCC AAGGAGCGTAAGCAGCGCGTGGCCCGGTTGCTGTGGACAGGCAGGCTGGGCGAAAGGACGCGATGGGTGGTGGGAGCCCCTCctgaccagcacagccctgctggctggTGCGAACCCCAGACGCTCGAGATTCG ccccagccgccGCTCCCTGCAGGTGAAGTTCGTGCCCGACGAGGACGTCCTCAGGCACATCGCCGACGACACAG GAACTAAAGTACGGAAGGACAAGGCTCAGCTAAGTGTCAGTGTGAAGAGATTTGTGAAGAAGCTTGAGAATATTTCTGATAACGAAGCTCAGGAGACCCTGGAAGAGAAGAACTATGTTGCTACTCTTGGAATATGTGCCCAAG ATCCAGTGGGAAATGGCTCACATATCAGTGGTGGTGAAGTTTACTCATTCCAGACTCCCAAACGCTCCAATAAAATGTCAGAGCTGG CCTCCGAATTAGCCCGGACACCAGAACGGAATGTGACACCTAATCACTCCAAGTGCCCTGAGAAGATGGCCAAAACCCCTCAAAGCACCA AACGTTCAAGTTCAAACAAAGTGCAGCAGAAG aatgaaaagaaagaatttgtgTCCACCACACCTTACAAACTCAGAAAGAGACTAGCAG CTCCAGATCCCTATTTAGAAAGTGAGAGTGAGTATTCTGCTTCCTgctcagaggaggaggatgaggaagaacagaaagaagtCAATGCTGTTTTACCAGATCAAAAGACTCCGGCAAAAACTAAGGCTACATTTACACCTCTTCGCAGAAACAGCCTAGCCAAAAAAGCTAAGGAGCAAAAGATG GACAACCTGGTGGAGGAATACTTTGAAGCTCACAGTAGTTCCAAAGTGCTCACTTCAGACCGAACACTGCAGAAGTTGCGGAAAAAAAGACTGACTCAG CAAGCACTGCGTGATCTTTTGAAAAATGCTCCTGTTGCCTATGCTGCTGAAATTAGAGACCTTAACCAGCAGCATGAATCCTTGTTTTCCAAGTGGATGCTGCAATTACA CTTGGGTTTCAATATTGTGCTTTATGGACTGGGCTCAAAGCGTGATCTGTTGGAGAAGTTTCGTACCTCTCTGCTCCAGGATTCTGTTCACCTGGTGGTTAATGGATACTTCCCCAGCATCACTGTGAGATCT attctcAACTCCATCACAGAGGAGGTTTTGGACCATATAGGGACCTTCCGCAGCCCCCTTGACCAACTTGAATTCATTACCAAAAGGTTTAAAGAAG ATTCATCTTTAGAGCTCTATGTCCTCATTCATAACCTGGACAGTCAGATGTTGAGAGGAGAAAGAAGTCAGCAGATCCTTGCGCAGTTGTGCTCCCTGCCTAGCATTTACCTCATTGCCTCTATTGATCACATCAATGCTCCTCTCA TGTGGGATCAGGCAAAGCTGAGCCTCTATAACTGGCTTTGGTATGAAACAACCACGTTTAATCCTTATGTGGAAGAAACATCTTATGAGAACTCTCTTTTAGTACAACAGTCTGGATCTTTGGCTTTGAGCTCCCTAATGCATGTCCTGCATAGCCTCACTCTCAATGCCAG AGGGATATTCAGACTGCTtgctcagcaccagctggagaaaaaggaCAACCCATCTTATCCAG gGCTGTCTTTCCAAGACTTTTACCAGCAGTGTCGGGAGGCTTTCCTTGTCAACAGTGACTTGACACTCAGGGCACAGCTGACAGAATTCAGGGATCACAAGCTCATCCGGACCAAGCGG GGAGCTGATGGTGTGGAATACTTATTAATTCCTGTTGATGACAGTACCTTGACCGACTTCTTAGAGAAAGAGGATGAAGATGTGTAA